Proteins found in one Cellulomonas palmilytica genomic segment:
- a CDS encoding ABC transporter substrate-binding protein: MNGMRKRRYTTIAATAAALALVLTACSDDGGDGDGDSTAGAAPTADCADFEQYGDLNGKTVTIYTGIVTPEDQPYIDSFKPFEECTGAKVDYQADKQFEQQILVRAQAGNPPDIAIVPQPGLLAQLVATGTVVEAPEEVAANVDEFWGEDWKALGTVDGTFYAAPSGASVKSLVWYSPQEFEANGWEVPTTLDELKTLSDTIAADSGHKPWCAGIASDAATGWPVTDWMEDFVLRTGGPEVYDQWVNHEIAFNSEVPTQALDAVGEYLKNPDFVNGGFGDVSSIATTAFQDGGLPILEGQCSLHRMASFYAANFPQGTDISENGQIFAFYLPGETAEDKPVLGAGEFVTAFADRPEVQALQAFWSTDTWANLKAQASVDLTNGGWISANKGLDPSILTNPIDQLSADILLDENAVFRFDGSDMMPAAVGSNAFWKEATNWITGQSTKDTLDKIEAAWPAS, translated from the coding sequence ATGAACGGGATGCGCAAGCGTCGGTACACCACGATCGCGGCGACGGCCGCGGCACTCGCCCTGGTCCTGACGGCGTGCTCGGACGACGGAGGAGACGGCGACGGCGACAGCACCGCGGGGGCGGCCCCCACGGCGGACTGCGCCGACTTCGAGCAGTACGGCGACCTGAACGGCAAGACGGTGACGATCTACACCGGCATCGTCACGCCCGAGGACCAGCCCTACATCGACTCGTTCAAGCCGTTCGAGGAGTGCACGGGCGCGAAGGTCGACTACCAGGCGGACAAGCAGTTCGAGCAGCAGATCCTCGTGCGCGCGCAGGCGGGCAACCCGCCGGACATCGCGATCGTCCCGCAGCCCGGTCTGCTCGCCCAGCTCGTCGCGACCGGCACGGTCGTCGAGGCGCCCGAGGAGGTCGCCGCGAACGTCGACGAGTTCTGGGGTGAGGACTGGAAGGCCCTCGGCACGGTCGACGGCACGTTCTACGCCGCACCCTCGGGCGCGAGCGTGAAGTCGCTCGTCTGGTACTCCCCGCAGGAGTTCGAGGCGAACGGCTGGGAGGTCCCCACCACGCTCGACGAGCTCAAGACGCTGTCCGACACCATCGCCGCCGACTCCGGGCACAAGCCGTGGTGCGCGGGCATCGCGTCCGACGCCGCGACCGGCTGGCCCGTGACCGACTGGATGGAGGACTTCGTCCTGCGCACCGGCGGCCCCGAGGTCTACGACCAGTGGGTCAACCACGAGATCGCGTTCAACTCCGAGGTCCCGACGCAGGCGCTCGACGCCGTCGGCGAGTACCTCAAGAACCCCGACTTCGTGAACGGCGGCTTCGGCGACGTCTCGTCGATCGCCACCACGGCGTTCCAGGACGGCGGCCTGCCGATCCTCGAGGGGCAGTGCTCGCTGCACCGTATGGCGTCGTTCTACGCGGCGAACTTCCCGCAGGGCACGGACATCTCCGAGAACGGCCAGATCTTCGCGTTCTACCTGCCGGGCGAGACGGCCGAGGACAAGCCGGTCCTCGGTGCCGGTGAGTTCGTCACCGCGTTCGCCGACCGTCCCGAGGTCCAGGCGCTGCAGGCGTTCTGGAGCACCGACACCTGGGCGAACCTCAAGGCGCAGGCGAGCGTCGACCTGACCAACGGTGGCTGGATCAGCGCGAACAAGGGTCTCGACCCGTCGATCCTCACCAACCCGATCGACCAGCTCTCGGCCGACATCCTCCTCGACGAGAACGCGGTGTTCCGCTTCGACGGCTCGGACATGATGCCCGCCGCCGTCGGGTCGAACGCGTTCTGGAAGGAGGCGACCAACTGGATCACCGGGCAGTCGACCAAGGACACGCTCGACAAGATCGAGGCGGCCTGGCCGGCCTCCTGA
- a CDS encoding carbohydrate ABC transporter permease, whose protein sequence is MEVADKLVTMVVALVVFAAVIGLILLVVHLLERRGVRRVAWWFIGPTMLLITVGLVYPALRTLWRSFYDAAGTSFVGLGNYTDIFTSGDQLVVLRNTVLWVLVTPFVATAVGLVYAILVDGARGEAAAKALIFLPMAISFVGASIIWRFMYEYRFYDPDVENNPNQIGLINQVIVWLGGSPQNFLLNSPWNNFFLIVVMIWIQAGFAMTILSAAIKAIPTEIVEAARLDGVSTFEMFRFVTVPSIRPTLIVVLTTIAIGCLKVFDIVRTMTAGQFGTSVVANEFYTQSFSAGNQGLGAALAVLLFVLVVPIIVYNVRQLRKADHR, encoded by the coding sequence ATGGAAGTCGCCGACAAGCTGGTGACGATGGTGGTCGCGCTGGTCGTGTTCGCCGCCGTCATCGGCCTCATCCTGCTCGTCGTCCACCTGCTCGAGCGGCGCGGCGTGCGCCGCGTCGCCTGGTGGTTCATCGGGCCGACGATGCTGCTCATCACCGTCGGCCTCGTGTACCCCGCCCTGCGGACCCTGTGGCGGTCGTTCTACGACGCCGCGGGGACCAGCTTCGTGGGGCTCGGGAACTACACCGACATCTTCACGTCGGGCGACCAGCTCGTCGTGCTGCGCAACACCGTGCTGTGGGTGCTCGTCACACCGTTCGTCGCGACCGCCGTCGGGCTCGTCTACGCGATCCTCGTCGACGGCGCACGCGGCGAGGCCGCCGCCAAGGCGCTGATCTTCCTGCCGATGGCGATCTCGTTCGTCGGTGCGTCGATCATCTGGCGGTTCATGTACGAGTACCGGTTCTACGACCCGGACGTCGAGAACAACCCCAACCAGATCGGCCTGATCAACCAGGTCATCGTGTGGCTCGGGGGCTCGCCGCAGAACTTCCTGCTCAACAGCCCGTGGAACAACTTCTTCCTGATCGTCGTGATGATCTGGATCCAGGCCGGCTTCGCCATGACGATCCTGTCCGCCGCGATCAAGGCGATCCCCACCGAGATCGTCGAGGCCGCGCGGCTCGACGGGGTCTCCACGTTCGAGATGTTCCGCTTCGTGACCGTGCCGAGCATCCGCCCGACGCTGATCGTCGTCCTGACGACCATCGCCATCGGGTGTCTCAAGGTCTTCGACATCGTCCGGACCATGACGGCCGGGCAGTTCGGCACCAGCGTCGTCGCGAACGAGTTCTACACGCAGAGCTTCAGCGCCGGTAACCAGGGCCTGGGGGCGGCGCTCGCCGTGCTGCTGTTCGTGCTCGTCGTGCCGATCATCGTCTACAACGTGCGCCAGCTGCGGAAGGCGGACCACCGATGA
- a CDS encoding carbohydrate ABC transporter permease: MSAVQIDTATVGPPKAPGSGESTAAAARRRLSRPWASLFAVVLAVLWTIPTFGLLVTSFRPAADINKSGWWTSFFDPNYTLENYETVLSADSAQSLAPSIVNSIVITIPAVVLPMFLATLAAYAFAWMSFRGRNVLFIAVFALQVVPIQVTLIPLLSLYVDIGVSGTFWAVWLSHTMFGLPLAVFLLHNFMQEIPGELIEAARVDGAGHVTIFFRLMLPMLKPAIAALGIYQFLWVWNDLLVALTFAGSSRDLAPMTVALLNLTGTRGSQWFLLSAGAFVSIIIPAVVFLSLQRYFVRGLLAGSVKG; encoded by the coding sequence ATGAGCGCCGTGCAGATCGACACCGCGACCGTCGGCCCGCCGAAGGCCCCCGGGTCGGGGGAGTCCACCGCCGCGGCCGCGCGCCGCCGGCTGTCGCGCCCGTGGGCGTCGCTGTTCGCGGTCGTGCTGGCCGTGCTGTGGACCATCCCGACGTTCGGGCTCCTCGTCACGTCGTTCCGGCCCGCCGCGGACATCAACAAGTCGGGCTGGTGGACGTCGTTCTTCGACCCGAACTACACGCTCGAGAACTACGAGACGGTGCTGTCGGCGGACAGCGCGCAGTCCCTCGCCCCCTCGATCGTGAACTCGATCGTCATCACGATCCCCGCGGTCGTGCTGCCGATGTTCCTCGCGACGCTCGCGGCGTACGCGTTCGCGTGGATGAGCTTCCGCGGGCGCAACGTGCTGTTCATCGCGGTGTTCGCGCTCCAGGTGGTGCCCATCCAGGTCACCCTCATCCCGCTGCTCAGCCTGTACGTGGACATCGGCGTGTCCGGGACGTTCTGGGCCGTGTGGCTGTCGCACACGATGTTCGGGCTGCCGCTCGCGGTGTTCCTGCTGCACAACTTCATGCAGGAGATCCCGGGCGAGCTCATCGAGGCCGCACGCGTCGACGGTGCGGGGCACGTGACGATCTTCTTCCGGCTGATGCTGCCGATGCTCAAGCCCGCGATCGCGGCGCTCGGCATCTACCAGTTCCTGTGGGTGTGGAACGACCTGCTGGTCGCCCTCACCTTCGCCGGGTCGTCGCGCGACCTCGCGCCCATGACGGTCGCGCTGCTCAACCTCACCGGGACCCGCGGCTCGCAGTGGTTCCTCCTGTCGGCGGGCGCGTTCGTGTCGATCATCATCCCCGCGGTCGTGTTCCTGTCCCTCCAGCGGTACTTCGTGCGCGGCCTGCTGGCGGGCTCCGTGAAGGGGTGA
- a CDS encoding EamA family transporter: protein MPAPLLFVVSAIAQYVGAAVAVDLFTRLAPATVAWLRVAVAALVLLVWTRPWRTRALWTWRSLRTAALFGVVLAVMNVAFYVAIDTLPLGTAVALEFAGPVAVAAVTGRGWRERAAIVVAATGVVLLAGVSLHVGDDAARGLVAIGVAATCWALYILLGRRVAAAPTGGLTGLGVAMAASALVLAPLLAPGAGPVLTDARLALLVLVVAVLSSVVPYGIEQVVLRRVSAATFAVLLALLPATAAVVGAVMLGQVPHGLELVGLVLVSGAIALTAREADAAEEAPPPA from the coding sequence GTGCCCGCCCCGTTGCTGTTCGTGGTCTCGGCCATCGCGCAGTACGTGGGGGCGGCCGTCGCGGTCGACCTGTTCACGCGCCTCGCGCCCGCGACCGTCGCGTGGCTGCGCGTCGCCGTCGCCGCGCTCGTCCTGCTGGTCTGGACCCGCCCGTGGCGCACGCGCGCGCTGTGGACGTGGCGGTCGCTGCGCACCGCCGCGCTGTTCGGCGTCGTGCTCGCCGTCATGAACGTCGCGTTCTACGTCGCGATCGACACCCTGCCGCTCGGCACCGCCGTCGCGCTCGAGTTCGCCGGACCCGTCGCCGTGGCCGCCGTGACCGGGCGGGGATGGCGCGAGCGCGCCGCGATCGTCGTCGCCGCGACCGGCGTGGTCCTGCTCGCGGGCGTGAGCCTGCACGTGGGCGACGACGCGGCGCGCGGGCTCGTGGCTATCGGCGTCGCCGCCACCTGCTGGGCCCTGTACATCCTGCTCGGGCGGCGGGTCGCCGCCGCACCGACGGGCGGGCTCACGGGGCTCGGCGTTGCGATGGCCGCCAGCGCGCTCGTCCTCGCGCCGCTGCTCGCACCGGGCGCCGGACCGGTGCTCACCGACGCGCGCCTCGCGCTGCTCGTGCTCGTCGTCGCCGTGCTCTCCTCCGTCGTCCCGTACGGGATCGAGCAGGTCGTGCTGCGGCGCGTGAGCGCGGCGACGTTCGCGGTGCTGCTCGCGCTGCTGCCCGCGACCGCCGCGGTCGTCGGCGCCGTGATGCTCGGGCAGGTGCCGCACGGGCTCGAGCTCGTCGGGCTCGTGCTCGTGTCCGGCGCGATCGCGCTCACCGCCCGCGAGGCCGACGCCGCCGAGGAGGCGCCCCCGCCTGCGTGA
- a CDS encoding bacterial proteasome activator family protein, which translates to MTDQPRPAARDPRVVVVPLASSAEDETAPDRPDEADATVQDEDEDVRGMVAQPAKVMRIGTMVKQLLDEVRSAPLDDAARARLAEVHERSLHELEEGLSPELIEELHRITLPFSQEETPSDAELRIAQAQLVGWLEGLFHGIQTALVAQQMATQAQLQQMRRALPPGMVPAPGARAGDPRTDEHGTGQYL; encoded by the coding sequence ATGACCGACCAGCCCCGCCCCGCTGCCCGCGACCCGCGCGTGGTCGTCGTCCCCCTGGCCTCGTCCGCCGAGGACGAGACCGCGCCCGACCGTCCCGACGAGGCCGACGCCACGGTCCAGGACGAGGACGAGGACGTGCGCGGCATGGTCGCGCAGCCCGCGAAGGTCATGCGGATCGGCACGATGGTCAAGCAGCTGCTCGACGAGGTGCGCAGCGCCCCGCTGGACGACGCGGCCCGCGCGCGGCTCGCGGAGGTGCACGAGCGCTCGCTGCACGAGCTCGAGGAGGGCCTGTCCCCCGAGCTCATCGAGGAGCTGCACCGCATCACGTTGCCGTTCTCCCAGGAGGAGACGCCGTCGGACGCGGAGCTGCGGATCGCGCAGGCGCAGCTCGTCGGGTGGCTCGAGGGCCTGTTCCACGGGATCCAGACGGCGCTCGTCGCGCAGCAGATGGCGACGCAGGCGCAGCTGCAGCAGATGCGCCGCGCGCTGCCGCCCGGGATGGTGCCGGCGCCGGGTGCGCGCGCCGGTGACCCGCGCACGGACGAGCACGGCACCGGGCAGTACCTGTAG
- a CDS encoding zinc-binding dehydrogenase, whose translation MRAVVITGPGGPEVLQVREVPEPGFGPDEDLQLLVDVEAAGVNRADLLQRQGVYPPPPGAPPWPGLEVAGVVRAVSGGPAGSDERVPAVGDRVAVLLAGGGYAERVVVPATLALPVPEHVSSVAAASLPEALATVWSNLREAGARAGETLLVRGGSGGVGSTAVQLGRLLGLRVLATAGGPGRVARVAELGADVALDHRADDLADQVLAATDGRGVDVVLDVVGAAALEDNVRVLARDGRLVVIGLQKGRRGTLDLGALMERRGRVITTTLRSRDAHDKARIMTEVREHVWPFVVDGRLRPVVHATLGLDEAGRAHELLASGEVFGKLVLSV comes from the coding sequence GTGCGCGCCGTCGTCATCACCGGGCCCGGTGGACCCGAGGTCCTGCAGGTCCGCGAGGTCCCCGAGCCGGGGTTCGGTCCCGACGAGGACCTGCAGCTGCTCGTGGACGTCGAGGCAGCGGGGGTGAACCGCGCGGACCTGCTGCAGCGGCAGGGGGTGTACCCGCCGCCGCCGGGCGCTCCGCCGTGGCCCGGCCTGGAGGTCGCCGGGGTCGTGCGCGCCGTGTCGGGCGGGCCCGCGGGGTCCGACGAGCGCGTGCCCGCCGTGGGCGACCGCGTCGCGGTGCTGCTCGCGGGCGGGGGCTACGCGGAGCGCGTCGTCGTGCCCGCGACGCTCGCCCTCCCGGTGCCCGAGCACGTGTCGTCCGTGGCCGCAGCGTCGTTGCCCGAGGCTCTCGCCACCGTGTGGTCCAACCTGCGGGAGGCGGGCGCCCGCGCGGGCGAGACCCTGCTGGTCCGCGGCGGGTCCGGCGGCGTCGGGTCGACCGCGGTGCAGCTCGGCCGGCTCCTGGGGCTGCGCGTGCTCGCGACGGCGGGCGGGCCGGGGCGCGTCGCGCGGGTCGCGGAGCTCGGGGCGGACGTCGCGCTCGACCACCGGGCCGACGACCTGGCGGACCAGGTGCTCGCGGCGACCGACGGCCGGGGCGTGGACGTCGTGCTCGACGTCGTCGGCGCGGCCGCGCTCGAGGACAACGTGCGGGTGCTGGCCCGCGACGGCCGCCTCGTCGTGATCGGCCTGCAGAAGGGACGGCGCGGGACGCTCGACCTGGGCGCGCTGATGGAGCGGCGGGGACGCGTCATCACGACGACGCTGCGCTCGCGCGACGCGCACGACAAGGCGCGGATCATGACGGAGGTCCGCGAGCACGTGTGGCCGTTCGTCGTCGACGGGCGCCTGCGTCCCGTGGTGCACGCGACGCTCGGCCTCGACGAGGCGGGGCGCGCGCACGAGCTGCTCGCGAGCGGCGAGGTGTTCGGCAAGCTCGTCCTGTCGGTGTGA
- a CDS encoding ATP-binding protein, which produces MLRRLGIRAKVLAVLAVPMLVLVLLGVYITVSAFDDLEEARATQSVTDTLRAYQPLGQAIDNEYVVSMTSGDPEVIAAAQAATDQALAEVRQKTKDLPLDRFPDALVQQFQSVQADYETTLPAARLAVERGGVSSVVRANFQTIENGQLELVAQLGEVFPNRDVAASVTAYRQLSQTSTDLVAELIQGSSLLGGVISPALGAVYQEKVDAVESARTQSAVALNRMSGLELKLPSGQPSSAFIAQRALLASGDQDAVAQVDPAAYVGEIETQTTQLVELAGTAIDHARSLADADVDAALQRFYLTIAATILAAGLSFLLALVVSRSIVNPLRRLTSAASDVRERLPRIVEQVATPGEQPDVQLDPIPVNSRDEVGRLAQAFNSMNATTVRVAQEQAALRGSIAEMFVNVARRDQVLLNRQLSFIDSLERTEEDPNTLANLFRLDHLATRMRRNAESLLVLAGIDSGRRLRDAMPLSDVIRTASSEIEQYDRVELDLQVDPHMLGFNALPAAHMLAELLENATVFSEPETPVTVTTGVSGQFVAVRIRDHGLGMTDEEIEAANAKILSSAAGDALGAQRLGLFVVGRIAQKLGAAVRLSKADGGTGTDTTVLLPASLFATTETSSYGAPASVEATMAQDAAVAPEVAPVDLAALTDGETSLGLPRRRRGDGSEPTADSAPIPVPQLSPSGLPTRGGGELPARPRKTFDENAIVLPETAVPTLSPDLSAAAPDWAPAVQQATSGSGLPSRAARASATPPPPAAPAPAAEPAAPKEDTPSIPSPAARAGLFSGFRTRNAIVEGGDGGVSDQVRAPWMSLGAHGLQPQQPAAPEVPALAADDDEPWTPESAQPVTEVPGLVPDDESAPEPAAEAAPAPVEQPWAPTFASDETQAFEPVTAEPVEAEQYAPAASDDQAYQPASYEPTPFGSSVEAPAEPSSFEPASSEPAQHEPAQYEPAQYEPAQYEPASFAADQAEVDEPEAAAPPSYEPASYEPASYEPSFEQTSYEPVGYEASEPEAVEPAAYEPLSYEQPSHEQPSHEQEQVEEQAAPASYEPASYEPASYEPVSHEQPSYEQPSHEPAAYEPASYEPAAYEPASYEQASHELASRDEQEPAPAAYEPEQPAAEAWSAPAPVEPAPVEPASEAPRVSFTSYSGYAGWSGARRRAAADAEKFDFERTLDEARAWHTGAQPVVADAAPAAEQAPVAEPAYAEPVVEPVYAEPVVEPAAEQLAEPAADEPAWQPAWQAPSWEAVTGAVPVVEEPAAQAVPSLEPTEPASSFAVPSLVADEAEPQAEGEQVWAETTPAWGAPAWPSLAESEAPAEAPVAHAEQGYAPAPVEQPFAQQPAPVEPVAPVAPVAPQPVAEQPAAHAWGAPTGFGAQGVSELERQPAEEKGSRKRWAGLFGRRKGEAGPAESAPASVPTPTPAPAPAPAAGWSAPASVPPESPVRTEAPAWSAPEPPAPAAPAPVAAAPASSGTWAPPEWAASRPAAAAAPAVDVPHPAVPPSVAPRIGTLDDNVAAMLALRSDIQEQALSELSQLSAYRPSVNRSGEQLTKRVPTAVPATAPEPTEPAAPVQRDANELRNRLSSFQSGTSRGRQAAGSGESPRSTS; this is translated from the coding sequence ATGCTGCGACGACTTGGCATCAGAGCCAAGGTGCTGGCCGTACTGGCCGTCCCCATGCTCGTGCTCGTCCTGCTCGGCGTCTACATCACCGTGAGCGCGTTCGACGACCTCGAGGAGGCGCGCGCCACGCAGAGCGTCACCGACACCCTGCGCGCGTACCAGCCGCTGGGTCAGGCCATCGACAACGAGTACGTCGTGTCGATGACGTCCGGCGACCCCGAGGTGATCGCCGCCGCGCAGGCCGCGACGGACCAGGCGCTCGCCGAGGTGCGCCAGAAGACCAAGGACCTGCCGCTCGACCGGTTCCCGGACGCGCTCGTCCAGCAGTTCCAGTCCGTCCAGGCGGACTACGAGACCACGCTGCCCGCCGCGCGCCTCGCGGTCGAGCGCGGTGGTGTGTCCTCCGTGGTCCGGGCGAACTTCCAGACCATCGAGAACGGCCAGCTCGAGCTCGTCGCCCAGCTCGGTGAGGTCTTCCCCAACCGAGACGTCGCCGCGTCGGTCACCGCGTACCGCCAGCTGTCGCAGACGTCGACGGACCTCGTCGCCGAGCTCATCCAGGGCTCCTCGCTCCTCGGCGGTGTCATCAGCCCCGCGCTCGGCGCCGTCTACCAGGAGAAGGTCGACGCGGTCGAGTCCGCCCGCACGCAGTCCGCGGTCGCGCTCAACCGCATGTCCGGCCTCGAGCTGAAGCTGCCCAGCGGCCAGCCCTCGTCCGCGTTCATCGCCCAGCGTGCGTTGCTGGCCTCGGGCGACCAGGACGCCGTCGCCCAGGTCGACCCCGCCGCGTACGTCGGCGAGATCGAGACGCAGACGACGCAGCTCGTCGAGCTCGCCGGCACGGCCATCGACCACGCGCGCTCGCTCGCCGACGCCGACGTGGACGCCGCACTGCAGCGGTTCTACCTGACGATCGCCGCGACCATCCTCGCGGCCGGCCTGTCCTTCCTGCTCGCCCTCGTCGTCTCCCGCTCGATCGTCAACCCGCTGCGGCGCCTCACCTCGGCCGCGTCCGACGTCCGTGAGCGTCTCCCGCGGATCGTCGAGCAGGTGGCGACCCCCGGTGAGCAGCCGGACGTCCAGCTCGACCCGATCCCCGTGAACTCGCGAGACGAGGTCGGCCGACTGGCCCAGGCGTTCAACTCGATGAACGCGACCACGGTGCGTGTCGCGCAGGAGCAGGCCGCGCTGCGTGGCTCCATCGCCGAGATGTTCGTCAACGTCGCCCGTCGCGACCAGGTCCTCCTCAACCGCCAGCTGTCGTTCATCGACTCGCTCGAGCGCACCGAGGAAGACCCGAACACGCTGGCGAACCTGTTCCGCCTCGACCACCTCGCGACCCGGATGCGTCGTAACGCGGAGTCGCTCCTCGTGCTCGCGGGCATCGACTCCGGTCGTCGTCTGCGCGACGCGATGCCGCTCTCCGACGTGATCCGTACCGCGTCCTCCGAGATCGAGCAGTACGACCGCGTCGAGCTCGACCTGCAGGTCGACCCGCACATGCTCGGCTTCAACGCGCTGCCCGCCGCGCACATGCTCGCCGAGCTCCTCGAGAACGCGACGGTCTTCTCCGAGCCGGAGACCCCCGTCACCGTCACCACCGGCGTGTCCGGCCAGTTCGTCGCGGTCCGCATCCGCGACCACGGCCTCGGCATGACCGACGAGGAGATCGAGGCCGCGAACGCCAAGATCCTCTCGTCCGCCGCCGGTGACGCCCTCGGCGCCCAGCGCCTCGGCCTCTTCGTGGTGGGCCGCATCGCCCAGAAGCTCGGTGCGGCGGTCCGCCTCTCGAAGGCCGACGGCGGCACGGGTACCGACACCACCGTGCTGCTGCCCGCGTCGCTGTTCGCGACGACCGAGACCTCGTCGTACGGCGCGCCCGCCTCGGTCGAGGCGACGATGGCGCAGGACGCCGCCGTGGCCCCCGAGGTCGCGCCCGTCGACCTCGCCGCGCTCACCGACGGCGAGACGTCGCTCGGCCTGCCGCGTCGTCGCCGCGGCGACGGCAGCGAGCCGACCGCGGACTCCGCGCCCATCCCCGTCCCGCAGCTCAGCCCCTCCGGGCTGCCCACGCGTGGCGGCGGCGAGCTGCCGGCCCGCCCGCGCAAGACGTTCGACGAGAACGCGATCGTCCTGCCCGAGACCGCCGTGCCGACCCTGTCGCCGGACCTGTCCGCCGCGGCCCCCGACTGGGCGCCCGCGGTCCAGCAGGCCACGTCCGGCTCGGGCCTGCCCAGCCGTGCCGCCCGCGCCTCCGCGACGCCGCCGCCCCCGGCGGCGCCCGCGCCGGCCGCCGAGCCGGCCGCGCCCAAGGAGGACACGCCCAGCATCCCGTCGCCCGCGGCTCGTGCCGGCCTGTTCTCCGGGTTCCGCACGCGCAACGCGATCGTCGAGGGTGGCGACGGCGGCGTGAGCGACCAGGTCCGCGCGCCGTGGATGTCGCTCGGTGCCCACGGCCTGCAGCCGCAGCAGCCCGCAGCCCCCGAGGTCCCCGCGCTCGCCGCGGACGACGACGAGCCGTGGACGCCCGAGTCCGCGCAGCCCGTCACCGAGGTGCCCGGCCTCGTCCCCGACGACGAGTCCGCGCCCGAGCCCGCCGCCGAGGCCGCACCGGCCCCCGTCGAGCAGCCCTGGGCACCGACGTTCGCGTCCGACGAGACCCAGGCGTTCGAGCCCGTGACCGCCGAGCCCGTCGAGGCGGAGCAGTACGCGCCGGCCGCGTCCGACGACCAGGCCTACCAGCCCGCCTCCTACGAGCCGACGCCGTTCGGGTCCTCGGTCGAGGCCCCGGCGGAGCCGAGCTCGTTCGAGCCGGCGTCGTCCGAGCCGGCCCAGCACGAGCCGGCCCAGTACGAGCCCGCCCAGTACGAGCCGGCCCAGTACGAGCCCGCGTCGTTCGCGGCCGACCAGGCCGAGGTCGACGAGCCCGAGGCCGCCGCGCCGCCGTCGTACGAGCCGGCGTCGTACGAGCCCGCGTCCTACGAGCCCTCGTTCGAGCAGACGTCGTACGAGCCTGTCGGCTACGAGGCGTCCGAGCCCGAGGCCGTCGAGCCCGCCGCGTACGAGCCGCTCTCGTACGAGCAGCCGAGCCACGAGCAGCCGAGCCACGAGCAGGAGCAGGTCGAGGAGCAGGCCGCGCCCGCGTCCTACGAGCCCGCGTCCTACGAGCCCGCGTCCTACGAGCCGGTCTCGCACGAGCAGCCGTCGTACGAGCAGCCGTCGCACGAGCCGGCTGCCTACGAGCCCGCGTCGTACGAGCCTGCCGCCTACGAGCCCGCGTCGTACGAGCAGGCGTCGCACGAGCTCGCCTCGCGCGACGAGCAGGAGCCCGCTCCCGCCGCGTACGAGCCCGAGCAGCCGGCCGCCGAGGCGTGGTCCGCCCCGGCGCCCGTCGAGCCGGCCCCGGTCGAGCCCGCGTCCGAGGCGCCGCGCGTGTCCTTCACGTCGTACAGCGGCTACGCCGGCTGGTCCGGCGCCCGCCGCCGCGCCGCCGCCGACGCCGAGAAGTTCGACTTCGAGCGCACGCTCGACGAGGCCCGCGCCTGGCACACGGGTGCGCAGCCGGTCGTCGCCGACGCCGCGCCCGCCGCCGAGCAGGCGCCGGTCGCCGAGCCGGCCTACGCCGAGCCCGTCGTCGAGCCGGTCTACGCCGAGCCCGTCGTCGAGCCGGCTGCCGAGCAGCTCGCCGAGCCCGCCGCCGACGAGCCCGCGTGGCAGCCCGCCTGGCAGGCGCCGTCGTGGGAGGCCGTCACCGGTGCCGTCCCGGTCGTCGAGGAGCCCGCGGCGCAGGCCGTCCCGTCCCTCGAGCCGACGGAGCCTGCCTCGTCGTTCGCGGTCCCGTCGCTCGTCGCGGACGAGGCCGAGCCGCAGGCCGAGGGTGAGCAGGTCTGGGCCGAGACGACCCCCGCGTGGGGTGCGCCGGCGTGGCCGTCGCTCGCGGAGAGCGAGGCACCGGCCGAGGCCCCCGTGGCGCACGCCGAGCAGGGCTACGCGCCCGCCCCGGTGGAGCAGCCGTTCGCGCAGCAGCCCGCGCCCGTCGAGCCGGTCGCCCCGGTCGCCCCCGTGGCGCCGCAGCCCGTCGCCGAGCAGCCGGCCGCCCACGCCTGGGGTGCGCCCACCGGGTTCGGGGCGCAGGGCGTCTCCGAGCTCGAGCGTCAGCCCGCCGAGGAGAAGGGCTCGCGCAAGCGCTGGGCCGGTCTGTTCGGTCGCCGCAAGGGTGAGGCCGGTCCGGCCGAGTCCGCACCGGCGTCGGTGCCGACGCCCACGCCGGCACCCGCCCCGGCTCCGGCCGCCGGCTGGTCGGCTCCCGCGTCGGTCCCGCCCGAGTCGCCGGTCCGCACCGAGGCCCCCGCCTGGTCCGCGCCCGAGCCCCCGGCTCCGGCCGCACCCGCGCCGGTCGCCGCGGCGCCCGCGTCGTCGGGCACCTGGGCGCCGCCGGAGTGGGCCGCGAGCCGCCCCGCCGCCGCTGCAGCACCTGCGGTGGACGTCCCCCACCCGGCCGTGCCGCCGTCGGTCGCCCCGCGCATCGGGACGCTCGACGACAACGTGGCCGCGATGCTGGCGCTGCGCTCCGACATCCAGGAGCAGGCGCTGTCCGAGCTGAGCCAGCTGTCGGCGTACCGCCCGAGCGTGAACCGCTCCGGCGAGCAGCTCACGAAGCGTGTGCCGACGGCCGTCCCGGCCACGGCTCCCGAGCCCACCGAGCCGGCCGCCCCGGTCCAGCGCGACGCGAACGAGCTGCGCAACCGGCTGTCGAGCTTCCAGTCCGGCACGTCGCGCGGCCGCCAGGCCGCCGGCTCCGGCGAGTCGCCGAGGAGCACGTCGTGA